In Sphingobacterium sp. PCS056, the following proteins share a genomic window:
- a CDS encoding TonB-dependent receptor yields the protein MRLSAFSFGNIYKCFSLTWLLLIAIIHVQAQTAWIKGKVLDTKKQPLSGASIRIDQQELSVLTDREGVYNIKLPNNLTLKDLVLSVSYIGKKGQEVKILLDAPIKNQNFILHDISLALDEVAVQATAGKLSNSSMVFDREMIERYPALSLNDLLNRLPNRKNSAPSVQEMQNLSLRGAFQGTTAGVRNVNELNNAFGVAIIMDDMALSNNGNMQGRNPGIFGMGNATNHIRPSDYGLTGSKSNISYSGENVFGGIDLRQIPIENIERVEVISGVAPARYGDISNGAVIIERQAGITPTSFRVQVRSNATSYGLSKGTSLGKKLGMLNMDLGYVKSYADNRDKLKQYDRISGSMIWTNFYGQENRLKQTFSGTYNKVIDRVNVDPDDPTEAAISFGSWSWNAASRTSYRVDGAFVKNINFNAGISSSIQQTNRAHYYNDAVVLYTDSLKTGIVEGQYASGQYIAYDQVDNRPLNLNGRLEANAAAITGNVLHRINFGANYSYDINRGLGRIADPSMPKKDLGARSERYYDFSLIHALHNIGIYAEDAMRSKLFGRDIAVRAGMRLDIMNGHASFSPRTNINYMLSETVNFGLAYGLAFKSPGIAQLYPGPVFNETILLNAYNGKESESLALIYLRRYEKDSKDLKSSLGQTLESSISWNKNGHSLRTNFFYKRNSRVINTVNERSMITLPTYTAATVAGQKPIAVESGRRNYLFSNLYFSNDITISNFGTEIMYSMPRISPIMTIFSATAGFTMSNSSSKSPSEMDFNEGKTAMDDVVLGLFPSRSTTSYLSRAQLRSSTHIPALRLIIELSADCELLNYSKVSYDDLIPVGYYTRDYNYHTISNFNLEDKIHQELFDGRKKEADLANQDKNFVYWNFNLNMAKEIGKNIYLSFNVYNFLDYQPRFYKVGATSVMAPNSSPNYGAQLTYKF from the coding sequence GTGCGTTTATCTGCGTTTTCTTTCGGGAATATATATAAGTGTTTTTCACTTACATGGTTACTTTTAATTGCAATTATTCATGTACAGGCTCAAACTGCTTGGATAAAAGGAAAAGTATTGGATACCAAAAAGCAACCACTATCTGGTGCTAGTATTCGTATAGATCAACAAGAGTTGTCGGTATTGACTGATCGTGAAGGCGTATATAATATCAAACTTCCAAATAATCTTACACTTAAAGATCTAGTTCTATCGGTATCCTATATCGGAAAAAAAGGTCAGGAAGTAAAAATACTATTGGACGCTCCTATAAAAAATCAAAATTTTATACTTCATGATATCAGCTTGGCCCTAGATGAAGTTGCTGTACAAGCAACTGCGGGTAAATTGAGTAACTCATCGATGGTCTTTGATAGGGAAATGATAGAACGATATCCTGCCCTGAGTTTAAATGACTTATTAAATCGTCTTCCGAACCGTAAAAACTCAGCTCCTTCTGTACAAGAAATGCAAAATTTGTCACTGCGAGGTGCTTTTCAGGGTACTACTGCTGGAGTCCGTAATGTAAATGAGCTCAATAATGCTTTCGGTGTGGCAATCATTATGGACGATATGGCTCTGAGCAATAACGGAAATATGCAAGGCCGTAACCCAGGAATTTTCGGAATGGGGAATGCAACGAATCATATTAGACCTTCCGATTACGGATTAACAGGAAGTAAGTCAAATATATCTTACTCAGGTGAAAATGTATTTGGAGGTATTGACCTTCGTCAAATCCCAATTGAAAATATTGAACGGGTGGAGGTCATATCTGGTGTGGCTCCTGCACGATATGGTGATATATCGAATGGTGCTGTGATTATAGAACGTCAGGCTGGTATAACACCTACTTCTTTTCGTGTACAGGTACGTAGTAATGCAACTTCTTATGGCTTATCCAAAGGTACTTCTCTTGGAAAAAAACTCGGTATGCTCAATATGGATCTTGGTTATGTTAAATCATATGCCGATAATAGAGACAAGTTGAAGCAGTATGATCGGATCTCAGGAAGTATGATCTGGACAAATTTTTACGGACAAGAAAATCGACTGAAACAAACTTTCTCAGGTACATACAATAAAGTCATCGATCGTGTGAATGTCGATCCTGATGATCCGACGGAAGCCGCTATATCTTTTGGATCGTGGTCATGGAATGCTGCCAGCCGTACATCATATCGAGTAGATGGGGCTTTTGTTAAAAATATTAATTTCAATGCTGGTATAAGTTCTTCTATACAGCAGACCAATCGTGCACATTACTATAATGACGCTGTGGTCCTCTATACGGATTCTTTAAAAACTGGAATTGTTGAAGGGCAATATGCATCTGGTCAGTATATAGCCTATGATCAAGTTGATAACCGACCACTTAATCTAAATGGTCGATTAGAAGCTAATGCTGCAGCGATTACGGGTAATGTTCTTCATCGGATCAATTTTGGTGCTAATTATAGTTATGACATCAATCGTGGACTGGGTCGTATTGCTGATCCATCTATGCCGAAGAAGGATCTGGGTGCTCGGTCAGAAAGATATTATGATTTTTCTTTGATTCATGCTTTACATAATATCGGTATTTATGCCGAAGATGCGATGCGCAGTAAATTGTTTGGACGGGACATCGCTGTGCGTGCAGGTATGCGTTTAGATATCATGAATGGCCATGCATCTTTTTCTCCTCGTACTAATATTAATTATATGTTGTCAGAAACGGTGAACTTTGGATTAGCATATGGTTTGGCATTCAAATCTCCGGGGATCGCACAGCTCTATCCAGGACCTGTATTTAATGAAACTATCTTACTAAATGCGTACAATGGAAAAGAAAGTGAAAGTTTAGCTTTAATCTATTTACGTCGCTATGAAAAAGATAGTAAAGATCTCAAAAGTAGTTTGGGGCAAACTTTGGAATCTTCCATATCTTGGAATAAGAATGGTCATAGTCTGCGTACAAACTTCTTTTATAAGAGAAATAGCCGTGTGATCAATACGGTAAATGAACGTAGCATGATTACTTTACCGACTTATACTGCTGCTACGGTAGCTGGACAAAAACCTATTGCTGTAGAATCAGGTAGACGCAATTATCTTTTTTCGAATTTATATTTTAGTAATGATATTACAATATCCAATTTCGGAACAGAGATCATGTATTCGATGCCGCGAATTTCACCTATCATGACTATTTTTTCTGCTACTGCGGGGTTTACCATGTCAAATTCGTCTTCTAAATCTCCTAGTGAAATGGACTTTAATGAGGGCAAAACAGCGATGGATGATGTGGTGTTGGGACTATTTCCTTCTCGATCGACCACATCTTACTTGAGCAGGGCACAATTGCGCAGTTCAACACATATTCCTGCTTTGCGCTTAATTATTGAATTGAGTGCGGATTGTGAATTATTGAATTATTCTAAAGTTTCTTATGATGATTTAATACCAGTAGGGTACTATACACGTGATTATAATTATCACACGATCAGTAATTTTAATCTAGAAGATAAGATACATCAGGAACTTTTTGATGGTCGCAAGAAAGAAGCTGATCTTGCCAATCAAGATAAAAACTTTGTGTACTGGAATTTTAATCTGAATATGGCAAAGGAGATCGGTAAGAATATTTATTTGTCTTTCAATGTTTATAATTTCTTGGATTATCAGCCACGATTTTATAAAGTCGGAGCTACATCTGTCATGGCACCAAACTCGTCACCGAACTATGGAGCGCAATTGACTTATAAATTTTAA